Within Planococcus citri chromosome 2, ihPlaCitr1.1, whole genome shotgun sequence, the genomic segment CAGCACCATAAAGTTCAGCCTCTTCATCTCCTTTTCCACAATGGTCAGCTTTCCCATTGAATTCAAGCCTTGTAAATTCCATAAGCCCATCTTGCTgcacatttttgcaatttgaatcCGATTAGTGCAAACGGATATTCTTAGCACCCCTGCCCCATCTAAGGGGCACTGGAACTCGGGGCCATTTGGATTCATCACACTTGTCATCAGGGGTTTCTTGCGAATTGATTCCACTGTGGTTTTGCATTGCCTTCAGTGAGGCTATTTATCCTCTAGCCAAGAGAAGTCCATGTCTGTCCTGTTTCTGAtatacatatgaagagtgatattccaaaactcgctttgtccatttttagcAAAGTttggttttcagtggtacctgggaGATGAAGTatcaactcacattcctacatcatcaacctaccaaaatgaggttttaaactcacctaaatagccaattcactaaaaaaattttaaaaaataatgttccaaaatgcgctttgtccatttttattgaaatttttttcagcagtatttagtggatgaaatgtatacctacactcctacatcataaatccacccaaataaagtgctaaactcgcctaaaaagccaatttacccgtttaaagggaaactgtttttcctctctcctgaaaagttgtgaaaatggacaaagcaagtttcggaatatcactcttcatatagTACCAAATAACTATTGCTTCTTAATGGTTTATAATTTGTATTGTATTGTGAGCTATGGACTGAGTGTAAGTGGCTGGCTTACTCAGTTCTCTTTTAGTCTCATTTTACGACCAGCAGAGACTATACCATGGGAAGATTTGTCAGATCAAAAACAAGCTATATAGCCTATGTAGAaacctaatttcagctttctaggtcaattttggtgagattttgattttttcccatttttggaccacagttagaaaaaaaaatcaccaaaaatcgaaaaaaataagctTCAGCATCTAAAATCTTGGCTTGTATTATTCAGTGTTGCTAAAACCCTAAGAAATCGCCAATCTCCACGAAATTTAGAACACTAATGAGGGTGAGAGTTGGACACTGCGTTAATTTGTCACAAGCAATTCGATTTCATCATGCtacaaatataaaataattgaaaagtaaagatACTCAGAAAATTCCAcatcatacctacctatctaactgataaaatcaaatttagcgaTCATCCAATCATAAGTACAAACTACACAAATACCAACCTAATCACCAttaattttagtcaaaattaatAATCATTCCCTTCCCTACTACACCAAACGATATGATAATTTCTATGTATTAACAGGGTTGCTAACAAAATTTCTcggaagaaatgcagtacttttgcagtactttttgcagtaccttgtttttttaatccagcttacaccgacccccccccaaaaaaaaatctttttgaaacagttggaattaagcagtaattttttagtttacatggaaaaacttgttaatttcagtttgttttcagttttcagttttcagtttcagcttTCATATCttgaggttcaaaaatttttttaaaaaagaattcaattttttcaggagttTTCAAACACTAATTTGCCACTTGGcagcaaaaacttgaaatttcaaacgctaaaattatgaagaaatccgaataagttgaattttataatttgtaatAAGGGTATATATTCATAGCCTAtcatgactgaaaaaaaatcgttttcatttttcaatttttagaggcCTTAAACATAAAaactttatcattttgaaaaaaaataaaataataaccataaaagtaaacaagttgaaaattcctgttttgataaatgaaagaacACGGTTTTTTATAGGaagagattgatttttttggcttaaaaatttcagaatttgaacaatttttttaaataaatttcagttccaaaaaagaaaagtaaaaaagcCCGAACGAAGTAAGGGCataagctctcaaaattttcgtatttcgagcaataaaaaaaaatttttttcatgtgaggagtttatttttgattcaaacatctttttgagtttgaatgatggatttttagaaagtttgattttgtaaaaaaaaaaccaatagacctagaaattcagaaaaagagaaagagCATTCgtcagcccgagcgaagcgagggcgaaaaattcttaaaatgtgCTATTCAAGTCTCACAAAAGTTGGTAATTAAACCTCTTTattaagactaaaaattttcaaaatttattgacatTGACGAGTCCCAACACGATCAGCACATTTGGGCAAATTTGCtgactttttataatttgacaactttgggtAGGTGGTccgttggaaaaattaaaaggtATACATAGATGAAAACTGACCAAACataatgtgatttttatgagtttttttaaaattgagaaatatgaaaagaaaaccaaaatattgcccgagcaaagtgagggcgaaaaaaatttttgtggaattttgtttgaaaaatagtggtttttaaccattttaagcacaattttcaccaaaaactgaaatgagtttgagaaaaaatgcagtacttttcaggcaaaatgcagtactttacagtacttgcagtaccgaggatttcaatgcagtacttttacagtacttgcagtacctgcagtacctgttagacaccctgattaaattttacaaatgcaAATTGGTTTTGacaaacatttcattttattctcacTCTCATTATCACCTCACAAAAGTCTATGAgtggtttgattttttacaGTCTTGTTCAGCAAaatatacctagttacctacctactataataatgaattttaaaagttttcaaatttgtttcgcAGTTTTGATTGCTACGATGGAAATGCTGATATCATTACCACAAGTGAGTACCCAAATTTACAGCGAGTACCGAGATTTGTTAACTTAGCATAAATAACatgattaaattgaattttagaaTGAGATACTGACATCACTTCTTGATAAGAAAAATAAGGAAAAGGAGGCTTTAGGGAAACtaaacgaagaagaaaaaattgagagtaTCCTTGCCTTACAATCCGAATGGAAAATCATGGAAGAAAGATTGAAACGTCTCGAAGAAACAAAGAAACAACTCAACGAAACACtggttagaatttttttttaaaacaaatattttctaatttcatgttcaaagtaaaattcagttttgggcGAGTACACTCCTACATCACCAAATGCATAGTACACGTGTAAAAACTGCGCTATTAGATTTTGTAATTTGACATCATAcgagtatacttacctactggaattcgaaacttcaaaattttcagatagcAGAGACGAATTTAAGACTAAAGTTGCAGGCTATAGTCGATTTCAATCAACTCGTAAAAGGTCTTTTCGAAGAATGCTACCCCGAATGGGGTGAACACAGAAACGACGAATACACCGATCAAGCCTGGCACACCATGTTTctaaacattgaaaatgaaagaatcaTCGCCATCAAATTGGAAATGATCAAGAGCGGCATTTCAGAGGACCGATTCATCAAggaagttgataattttttaatattgcgGAATCAAAATGCCCATCAAGCTCTCACCAACGAAGAACGAGAAAAAGCGTACCCGAAGCTGTTGGCAGTGAGCAATGAAGGACAAAAGGTTGTTTTAGCTTCTCTGCTCAAGTTTTCCTATCTCGTGAAAAGCGACAATACCGTGATCACAAAGGAGGGAACAATCCCCCGCGCAAATGCGCAATATACCAACATTCTTCAAAATCTACCTGATTCCGCATCCAATGCTGAACATGATGATCATGAGctgcttgaaaaaataactcgtGATACTAAAAGTATGCTTGTTCAAATTCGTAGCTAAAAACCACCAACAATACGTAATCAGGtctaattgaaattaatttttttcttctttttcagtGGCAAGAAAAGAGCTGAACCTACtgataatttcgaatttcaaaggCGACACACCCAGCGAAGAATCACTTGAAATGGTAAGcccttttcattttaaaatcctATTTTTGGGCTACCCTCTTCACCCAATGTGATCGTTAGAAGACTTCAACTTCAAATCAAACTTCGTATACCTGTTCAgcaagttcgattcatatgataacgatattacccatattgtcaatcttcattcgccccaaaattgaggttccaaaaatttgattgattttgcaattttgcaattatgatttttaaatagGAACTTGACAAAAACGAAGAAACTAAAACACAAGCGTGTTTGGTCCATGAAAATAAAGTATTCTTTTTATTCGAAGATTTCGATAAAGCCTATGCtgctttcaaacattttgtaaGTAGTTCATCAGGTATATTATAATTAGAAAAATAGTTATGTGCATTATCATAAAAAGATAATATATTACCTATATCGTCCAGCACCAGTCGATCAGTCGTACTAACAATGCCTGGTTTTTTAGAATGAAGAAAAACATAGATTCACAGAAGAGAAAAACGCAGTCATCAAGAATTCGAAAGATTTTACAATACACAAGAGTCAATACTCCATATTAAAAATAGCGATATCAGAATCAGAATTCAACATAAATACGACCAATGGCATAAAAGAATACGTAAGTAggctacattttttttagcaacttctctttttaaataatatttacgttgtaattaattttatgaACAATTGCCTCGATACCTAGATATTCAAGAGTTATATTAAGGGCTCCAACTTTGAAAAACCAGTACTGTGGCAGCTTGATAGCGCAAGcgccaaaaataagcgattatTCTTCGCGACGTTTAAAACGATGGACCATCTACTAATCACTTACCAAGAAATGGTAtgtatgaaaaaagaaaacgaaaggaaattaaaaatatatactcgtaattataggataggtatattttgtatACGATCATGAAATTAATTGACAATTGACACTATTTCATTGCAGAAAAAGACATTCAAGTCAAAAGAAACAGAGATAAGAATAGTAGCCgagcataggtacctacttgattacttattttacattttttttttacattttgaccaaaattttgggaatttgcACAATCCGTTAATTTGTAATAAGGGATTCGATTTCATCACGctacaaaataattaaaaagcaacgatacctattcaaaaaattctacatcGTACTTATCTAACTGATTAAAAAATCTGATTCAGCGATCATTCGATCTTCCAATCATCCAATCGTAAGCACAAACTACACGAATATCAACCTAATCACGATTAACTTCagtcaaaattaataattaatctcTACCATACCaaaatatttgataatttttattaaattccaaattcaaattagttttggttcacattttcaatcattctCACTCTCAGTAATATTTCAAAGAATCCAGCGAGTGGTTTGATTTTTCTACAGTTGTTTCGTTCAGTAAAAAACATCTAAAGAATTTCCAAGGTTCCAGGAAGAAACATCTAAAGAATTTCCAAAGTTTCCAAGTTACAATAATTTGCAGTGGTGAGTTAAGTACACTACTCTTGCTCTGTATAGCTTTCTTTGATTTCATATACTTTGTAGACTGTGAAAAtaggtttcaaaattgaacaagttTCTGTTTGGTGCACTGCTCAGTTTCTGTTTGTTTTAATTTTGGGatacttacgagtacctacaaaaatggtgTCCGGTTAATAATATTGTCATTTGTTTCAGTTAAGATTGCTATGATGGAAGTAATGAAGTCATTACATACAATACATCATTATCAACTATAAGAATGGTGAGTACCTATTTAAGCCTATCcagtagaaaaattgtcaacctAACATACACATAACTAATCATATCCTTATTTTAGAATGCGATTATGATATCATtgcttgatgaaaaaaaaagcgaaacgaAAGAATCATCGCcataaaattcgaaatgaataaaaacgagACACAACTACAGAAAAACTTAAACTGGAAACCGATAAGAACGAAAGACAACTATTAAAGAAACATGGCTACAAAATTCGAGAGGATAATCAagaagtgaataattttctaatctTGCGAAATCGGGATGCCCATCAAGCTCTCAGCTCTGACGAACGGGAAGAAGCGTATCCGAAGAGTTGTTGGAAGCTAGCAGCAATGGAGGACAAAAAGGCTGTGGTACCACTTTTATACTCAAATTTTCCAATGTACCTTATGAAAACAATAAGACTGGAATCAAAAAAGAGGAAACACTCTCTGGTGCTAAATGAACAGCATTCCCCAAGTTGCCTATAGTTCCCAACTAAAGTACGAGCAGATTAGAAGAACAAGAAAGTTctttctatttgaaaattcgaaaaggCTTATGCTGCTTCATCAACATTTTGTGAAGATTAGGAGGACCACAGGATGACCAACGTGAAGAAGCGTATCCCAAGTTGTTGGAAGCTAGCAGCAATAATGAGAGACAAAAAGTTGTTTTATAGCTTCTACACTCAAGTTTTCCTATCTCGTGAAAAGCGACAATACCGTGATCACAAGGGAGGAAACACGGCTAAATGAACAACATTCGCCTAGTTGCCTATAGTTCCCAACTAAAGTACGAGCACCTTAGGAAAAGAACAAACGTATTCTTTCTGTTTGAAGATTTCGAAAAGGCATACGCTGCTTCTCAACATTTTGTAAGTATCTGAACAGTTACtatataaaataataacaaaaaacaaCGCTTTTGACTGGGCAGCTTCCAAGTAATACTTATAGAAGGATTGATAATCTGAGATCTGTAGAAATGAATGCTGCCACAATGAACATATGCAAATATTTcttaagtgaatttttaatacatttacaaaaaggaaaaaaataatgaagaaactTTTGATTACACATTCTCCGATTaaaaacgaaaccaagctaTATATCGGAAGAACATCGTCTTAAAACCCACGTAACCAAAATTACAGGTtctaaaaaagttcatttttggatttttggcgaattttcgaaattttttgaagaaatgaaccaatgtgaataattgtttcaattcaactctcgTGCATCACTAACTACCAGCACCTACAGCGATTCCTCTAGAAAAATCATGAAGATTAGGAGGACACCAGACTTCAAATTTTGTAATGGATTAATAATATATGGTCCATCAATAATGTAAACAGCTTCTTCAATAAACCCTTCGCAGTATTTTGTTTTCCTGAACGGATTAAGATGGCGAAATTGCTTTAATTTTTCGACGGTCTTGATTTATTAACGAGAGGAAATCATAGGGGCGCCGCTGAGGTCAaatttctgggggggggggcaaagcTATGAGGGCAAATTACCAGCagcatatacctacatatattttttttacgtaacaTATGATTTTAGTAGGGTACCCGAGTGCCTACATTCGTTCGTTTGCATTAAAAACAgtgtttcaaaatacatattcatttttggtgctaataaaaacttgaaaaaaggaaaaaaaatgaaaattttagaaaccaGAGCTCATCCAAAGGAAATTTTGGAGCTGCACAATGATGAGTTACTTCTAAAAAGTTTATCATttacattttgtttcaaaattttgaaattcaaatgatgttttttttttgaaaaattcaaaagcgaaaaaaatgagCCCAAACGTtcttgaaaattagtattttgagaaGCAAGAAGCATGAAGCaatggaatttgaatgatgattttttttataaatctaaGAAGGAAAACAGAAAAGCAAacggcccgagcgaagcgagggcaaaattttcaaaaatcagtccTTCTTTCAAGAGGTACACGATGGTTTTatcacagtgggccacagacccccccaaaaacggcgataattcggattcaacctTGATTAatgtgcaatacgtcgaataatacgttttcgaggtcgtagaattcgaatctgcacttatttttctGGTaggggttgggggggggggtaaggcGCGGGGAGgggataatttcaaattttgcttatattattgtgtaatatatcgattgatatgttttcgaggtcgtagagttcgaatctgcacttattttttttgtaggggtgggtgtgaggcgtggggaagtgaaaaattccaaatttaccaTTTGATGTTTTCTTATGTACCacatgattttgaaagtttacagttttttacacaaaatcagaacacattttggaacaaaactcaTATAACTGCGCAATCTTGCGTGTTCTCTTGTGCATAGTGATGTGTATTTGGGAGTAGTGTAAGTATACTatgttttagcgattttttgccCGAAATTGCCCCATTGCTTTaggttcatttttctattaaaaatacatcaattttcttcacaattgcgGATATATCGCAATTTTAAGATCGAAACATGATatactcgattcaattttgattgaaatacattatttgagatataaaatgattttttcaaatcaacgatataaacaacctcaaaaacataacaaacggaATATTAAACGATAACAtgagcaaaatttggaatttttcacctctccacgcctcacttttaatccctaccaaaaaaataactccatattcgaactctacgacctcgaaaacatattaattgatatattacacaataatataagcaaaatttgaaaattttccgctttccacgcctcaccccccccccccccacccctacaaaaaaaataagtgcagattcgaattctacgacctcgaaaacatatcaatcgacatattacacaataatataagcaaaatttgaaattatcccctccccgcgcctcacccccacccctaccaaaaaataactccagattcgaactctacgacctcgaaaacatatcaatcgatatattacacgattatataagcaacatttcaaattttcccgctcccaaggcctcaccccccacccctacaaaaaaaataagtgcagattcgaattctacgacctcgaaaacgtattattcgacgtattgcacatcgatgaaggtcgaatccgaattatcgccgtttttggggggtctgtggcccactgtggcTCACTGTGGCGTTAGCTCAAatatatacatacctacttttcccaaaaaacatcggtcataaaaactttttttttcggtttttcatttttgaaaattgaatccaaGGAAGAGAACATCTTTGTTATTCGAACCAAATGAGGGCGAAAGATTTGAAAATCTACGATTTGTGCGAACATGAAATCAGTTTTCTTCAgtttacctacttcaaaaaatgaaagaatttttatttttttgttgtgagtgtaatttttatcaactttttcatgaaatacgtcacaAAGAGGTCGAAAtgagacaactgaataaatttaaactttttttgatgtttgaaattggtaattgaattttttcgaattttgattttttgtgacgagttcatttcatcgagtgaaaggggggttttcaactttttcaacagatacgtaaaaatagaggtcaaatggatcaacttcacctatcaaaactttttttcatgttttaaatcgaaaaatcgcatttttcgcaaactttaaatttttttaaatcaactttgcaacatgtcagcataccaattttttaatatgttgttcagcatgaaaagttgtccataacatatttttttcagaatttttgagagtcgcaACGATATGAAATctacgtttcaaaactttttaagctaattttttgtacgaaaaaaagtggtaacagtgatttttatgatatcaccaaaaagcctttcaaaccccctaactatgggaaaatgttccattttggtaggtatcgcggttatcgagtaatctactgctgaaattaatgatattttaggttcactgaaaacttttgacaccccctggctgcctccaaaaatgggctagagggctgcgatttgcgctatTGGTCATACCTTTGAAAGGTCTTtgcacaggaaaaatttcaaaaaaatcgccgaaccccccccccaccacatcttggttcaattgacgtggaatgacccccccccctcctgggatttccaaaataatactgaagactccagaatggcttgaaatcatATCCACTCGACTCAGCACGGTTGAAATTATAGAGTACAggatgaatttcaatttttcaagttcatttggtaaaatgttgtggaaatttcaactttcgaaaatctTCAGGAGGCTACAAAGATTACTCAAAACTTTCTGAaacagttcccaatcgatttggcctATGGAAAACagagtatgtacctatataccaaatttcagctttctaggtcaatttggtaaaattgtaattttttacatttttggaccagagttttaaaaaaaaatcaccaaaaatcgaaaaccgcGCTTCaacacctaaaattttggtatggTATTCTGTGCTGCTAAAACAGCCGAAAAATCACAATGccacacgattttttccaatttccaggAAATTTAGTGCACCAATGGGGGTGAGAGTTGGACGGattgaatcaaaaatacaaacatATACCTACGTTGATATCCGTATTCAGCACTTACGAGAAAGTAACTATTAACCCGCCGACACCATCCATAGTTTTTAGGCGATGCCACCACCGTTCGTGACAAATGTCACACATTGTTTTTTATTAGGAAAATCCTCGCTTGAGCCTGCCAAACGCCATATATGTGAAGCGTCATCTCTCACCTCATCAAAatacccctccccctcaccccctccTCAATCCACCACTTGTATTGCATACCCTGCCCCTTCAaagaattatcattttttaaaaacaatttactCATTCAAATACCCTCATAAGCACTTGATTTGTAAGATTTTTTATTGAGAGacaaataaaaactgaaaaataaacacGAATGTCTTTcgcttcaataatttttttccaaggaaattattaaattaatcatttccttgggaaaaaaataattattgtgcaaaaatccatcaaaagcaagtaaaaaaaattttttgccccttCAAATAATTAAGTAGGCAACTTGCTCAGCACGCGACATAGACCAGCAGATATACACGCCCAGGTACCCGGGTGCCTACCAACGAATCACCCTTCCGT encodes:
- the LOC135838210 gene encoding uncharacterized protein LOC135838210 → MSGLIFYSLVQQNIPSYLPTIIMNFKSFQICFAVLIATMEMLISLPQNEILTSLLDKKNKEKEALGKLNEEEKIESILALQSEWKIMEERLKRLEETKKQLNETLIAETNLRLKLQAIVDFNQLVKGLFEECYPEWGEHRNDEYTDQAWHTMFLNIENERIIAIKLEMIKSGISEDRFIKEVDNFLILRNQNAHQALTNEEREKAYPKLLAVSNEGQKVVLASLLKFSYLVKSDNTVITKEGTIPRANAQYTNILQNLPDSASNAEHDDHELLEKITRDTKMARKELNLLIISNFKGDTPSEESLEMELDKNEETKTQACLVHENKVFFLFEDFDKAYAAFKHFNEEKHRFTEEKNAVIKNSKDFTIHKSQYSILKIAISESEFNINTTNGIKEYVSRLHFF